Sequence from the Thermocoleostomius sinensis A174 genome:
CAGCCGGGAAGGCAGCGACGGGTTGTTGGGTGGAGGAAAGCTGAATGAATTGACCAATGGCATGATTGATCGCCCAGCCTAGTTGATGCAGTTGAGTCTTGGAAAGATAGACCAGCGCGGAATGATATGTGGCTTGCAGCTTAGCCAAGAGTTCAGCATGAGATGAACCCGTCTCTGCTACCACCACCACTGGAAATAACAAAGCCTGATGTTGCAGATCAGCCAACAACTGGATTAGCTCAGCAGAGTCTTGTAGAATCAGACAGTCAATATGACGTGTGTCCCGTCCAATGAAGCGATAAAACTCCTGTGCCGATCGAAAAGACGTGATATGATAGCGCCCATCGTCTTGGTGCCCAGACGCCACACTCAAGAACTGAGGAAGGGATTGAACCAAGTCATCGGACGTATAGAAAATGCAAATTGACAGAGGAGAGCGCAAAGTCTTGACTTAGAAATGAACAGCAAACTAGACAACATGGAGACACAAGGTTGCACCGCACAACCCAGTTACAAATCTTTGCTATTTTAGAATACTTAACAACTATTGTAGTTGAAAAGTTACGGTTCTCTAGCGGAGATAGCCATAATTAAAGTAGCTCTCTACAATGAGGATCTACGCGATTGAAAGGAGATGAATCGAGAGCGGCTGATTCTATTGAGTGATGCTGTTGAATGGCAGTGTATCGGCACTGTACTTATATTGCACTGTTCTTGGGAGTTTGGGCTGGGCGCTAGAGCATTGAGTTTAAAAAAATTCTTCTACTCATTGGGTCAGGGTTGAGCATCGATCGGGTTATCGTCGATGGTCGCCATCCCAACGGCAACGTAGGGTGATTTCGCATTAATTTTGGATGCAATATTGGCTCCTGTACGAGCAACCACACACCATGAACACGGTCTCACTGCGGGAATTTGTTCTTTCTGTCTCAGCTTGTGTTGAGACGACATCTCTGATTGACGTGTGGCAGTTGTTTCAGGCTGGGCACCATCAGCTTGTGGTTGTTAATACCCAACAGCACCCTCTAGGAGTCTTCACGCTGCAACATTGGCTGCATTTTTGTTTGTCCGATCGGCCATCAAAGACCCTCCATCTTCAAGACACTGGGCTTCAAAACAGTCGAACTCGAAGAGTTGAACGCGCTGAACAGCTTACTAGGGACAGCAGGTTAACGGGTGTGCAGTCTGAAGTGGAATTATTTCGCTGTGTGCTTGATCCTAGCAGTACACTTGCCCTTGTTTTAGACTACTTAGATCCCGTCGTGGTGTTGCCGATGGACTGGCAACTCGAGCAACTTCAACCCTACTTTGCTGCCATCGATCAGCCTTGGGTGTTGATTGATGCCATTGGACAGTATGTTGGAATGGTCGATCGGCTGCGGCTTTTACAACGTTTGACGAGTCCTACATTATCACCTGGGTTTTCTTCAAAGTTAAGCCCAACCTCCCCCACTCCGATTGCGAGGGAGATGACCGTATCCCCATCGGCGATCGATCCTCCTGAAGCCCTTCACCCTTGTGGTTCAACAATGCCAGCGATCGATCCATTAATCGATCTACTAGAGCGCATTCCAGTTCCCCTCATGCTGCAAACGAGTAATGGGCGAATCATTACCCAAAATTTGGTCTGGCGGCAACAGGTGAGTAGTTTACAAGATCCCACCCACCTAGGGCGAGAGGTGGCGGTTGTGTTAGAGTCTACCCACTGGGAACAGTCTGATGCGCCTACCGATTCAATGGCTCATCCCCTTACCCATCTTCAGGATGCTGCCGTTGCGTCGGATTTGGACATGTTACAGCCGAGTAGTTGGCAAAAGCCGAGAGGGACTGCCGCTTCTCGTCATGTTGGGGTTTGTCGGCTGAGCAGCGAACCAAACGGCTGTGTCTGTGTGTGTCCGCTTAAAAATGGTCAAGAGCGTATCTGGAAATTCTTGAAAGTGCCGATGGGGTTGACCTCAGCCCGCACAACGGAGCATTCACTCGATCCTCAAGCGAGGGGCACTCAGACTGACAGCACCAATAACCTGACCCAATTTAAGCTGGCAACTTTAGGCTTTAATCCTGATCCGGAGTGGCGATCGCTGGCGCAGACTGAATTTTTGTGGCTAATTTTGGCGCATGACATTACTGAACAACATCAAATTGCTAGGGAACTGGCTGCCAAGAATGCCGATTTGGTACAACTGAATCGCCTCAAGGATGAATTTTTGTCGTGTATTAGCCATGAACTTAAGACCCCCTTAACGGCTGTGTTGGGGCTATCAAGTTTGTTAAAAGACCAGGCCTTGGGGAAACTGAATGAGCGCCAGTCTCGCTATGCCCGCCTCATTCACCAAAGCGGCCGTCACCTGATTTCGATCGTCAATGACATTTTGGATTTGACACGCATTGAAACCGGACAGATGGAGTTGACGCTGGAACCTGTGCGCATTGAAACCATTTGTCGCAGTGCTTATCAACAAGCTCGGCAACTTCATTCCGCCGGAAACAGCACCGATCCAGCCAATCCTACTGATACTGTCAGTCGGTTCCATTTGGAAATTTGCGATCAACTGGAAACATTAGTAGCCGATGAACTGCGCTTGCGACAAATGCTGTGCCATCTGTTGTCAAATGCCCTGAAATTTACGGCTCCAGAGGGAGAAATTGGGCTGCGTATTGAGAAATGGGAAGGTTGGATTGCCTTCACTGTTTGGGATACAGGTATTGGCATTCCAGTCGATAAACAGCATTTAATTTTTCAGAAGTTTCAGCAACTTGAAAGCCCCATGACACGCCAGTTTGAGGGAACTGGCTTGGGGCTAGTTTTGACGCAACGGTTGGCTCGCTTGCACGGTGGCGATATCACCTTTACTTCAATCGAAGGTCAAGGCAGTGAATTTACGCTGTTGCTGCCGCCTAGCCCCCCTCAAGCTACGGCAGAACAGAAGGAAGACGCCAAGCGCCACACGCCTTCTCCAAATCTCATCACTTCTCAAAATCGCTTAATGCTGGTTGTCGAAGCTGATCCATCGCTCATTGAATCAACCTCCCATCAAATTTTAGAGTTGGGCTATCGGGTGGCCATTGCCCGATCGGGAACGGAAGCTTTGGAGAAAATTCGTCGTTTACAGCCTGCAATTGTGTTTCTCAATCCATTGTTGCCGCTGCTGTCGGGTTGGGATGTGCTGACGCTGCTGAAAGCGGATGAAGAAACTCGCCATATTCCGGTCGTTATTACCGCAACACGAGCCGATCGTGAGCAAGCCTCTCAAAACGGAGCCAATGCGTTTTTAAGCTTACCCATCCGCGCCGAGGCATTGCAGCGATGCACAAATCGTCTAGTGGAACAGTTTACGGCTGAGCCGTCTGCTAACTCCCCCAGTTTGACCGTGTTGTATCTCAATGGCAATACCCTGCCGTCTTCAGAGGTATCTACGGTAGAGATCACCCCGGCGGCGTCTGATGATTCGCTTTCAGACTTGCAAGATCTAACCAGTTTGCTACATCCCTATCAATGTCGGGTTCTGGAAGTAGAAGATCTAGATCAGGCCGATCTGCTTGCCCAGGTTTGGAATCCTAATGTGATAGTGATTGGAGGTACGTTCGCTGAACCGCTGTTGTATATGCGACAACTGGTTAACTATCCCGAACTGGCAGCCTTGCCGATCGTCACCTTAACCGTCGAAATTACCCATGCAGCTAACGTTACTCCAGGGTTATCGGTATTCCCCTGCTTAGTCTCTGCTGAACGATCCGATCCGCCTACCCAACCCCAACCGATTCAACAACCTACCAGTTCAGCCTTGTGGCAAGTGATTCAGATGGCGGCTGGAATTCATTGGACACCGCACATTTTAATTGCTGATGTCTCAGCCTTAGAAGATGCGTGGGCCAGCGCCGCCCCTTCCGATTTGTACCCGCAGGCCCACTACAGTCCCAATCCACCTAGGTCTTTGAATTCAACCCAGGCGTTGGTGCACTATATGCAAATGGCTGGATTTCGCAGTTCCGTAGGGCATTCTTGGCAACAGGTCGTCCAACAGTTAGAACATCACAGTGTTGATTTGCTACTGCTTTGCGTCCATTCTTCCAGTAACTTGCATCCTCTGTTTCTCGACATCATTGAGACGATCGAACGTCTCAATCCGAAACCGCCAATTTTGGTTTGGAACTGCCGTTCGGATGCTGATCCTGCTAGCCGTGAAGACATGCAACAGTTTCAACAGCGTTGGAGTACGATCGCCACCGACATTTTGCCTGCGTCGCTGCCTGTTCCAGAGTTGCTTACCCGAATTAATCAAGTGCTCACCGAGCGGTAGGATGAGGGGAGGGAAATAGGGAACAGGGGAGATGAGGAATTAAAATCTATCCATTCCGCTACTACGTTGCTGGCTTTGTTTCAAGCTCACTTTTTCCACCACAATCCAGTTACCCGATCGATTCAGTCTACCCTGAAGTTGGAGGTGGTCTCCGGTGCGGTAGTGCTGTAGCTGCTGATTGATGTCATGCCATAGGGTGACTAAGCAAAAGGTATGCCCTGACCACTCGATTGGCTCCGAGAGCAGAATTGTATAGGACTGGAATGCTTGTTGTCGGAACACTCCGATGAAAGTTTGGACAGAAGCACTGAGGGGCAAGGTAGGGGCAGGAACGGCTGCTGGACACAGACCATCGGCTGGATAGCGATCGGGATGGGTAAGATAATACTGCTGCCACTGCAACCAGTCTGGATGATGGGGCGGTAAGTTAAACAAGGGTACGATCGCGGCCGGAGCAACTGGATCATGAAGCAGGGCCATTTGGAGGTCTTCCACGGGTAACGATCGCGGTTGGCATCGTCGTTCGACACATAGGGCGGCTGCCATACCAGCCGCTTGCCCGATCCCTAACACAACAGGCTGCAAGCGCGTTGCACCGTTGGCAATATGAGACACCGAAATATTCTTTTCGCCAACCAACAAGCCATCTATAGTGGCTGGAATCAGGCAACGGTAGGGCAGGGTAAACGGTGTGCCTGTCCAACGCCCTCCCCAACGAACGGATTTTGCGGTCAAGGAAAACTCATAGCCCGGATAGTGATGATCGTTAGCATAATTACCGAGGGCGATCGGCTCGGCTCGTCCTGAAGCGTCGATGGGTAATTCAGCAACGTGGCCGTTAGGCAAAGGCAAAATATTCTGTTCACATACTGTCACCAATCCTTGCACTCGTCGGCTTTCTCGGTAGTAGGGGTGCAGCGCAAAGGCTCCCCCTCCAATTCCGGTTGCCAATCTGGGGAAGGTGGTTTCCGCCAACCCATAGCGTCGCCCCAGTTGAGCTTGCAAAAACTGAGCATAGCGCTGGCTGTGCCAGTGGGCCTCTTGCAAAAAGTCTGCGCGGGCGGCTGTTGATTCGACTAACCGATCGAGCTTCACTCCATAGTCATTGCCGTGCTGCGGCCAGTTGATCATGAATCGATCGCTCGGCAACCGACCGTAATTGAGGAACTGCTCGGTTCCGTAGCCGTCCCAGGTCTGAGTAAACGATTGCAGTCCGAATGATTGCAACTCTGGCGGCATAGCGGGATCAAGAACTATAGCTGGAGCCTTATCCGTACTGCCAAAATCTTGTAGCACAAACACCCACGTTGGAGCTTGCACAGAATACTGTTGCGTTAAGTTGTTAGGTCCTGAAGGGGCACTGGGTTCTTGCCATTGCGATTGCCACTCCCATCCCCAACGATAGGGCACATCAGCCAGTGCCAGCACATCCCCCAGTTCTGTCGCATCGATCGTTAGTTTCGAGCGCACGACATAATCGGCAAACCGAACACCGACAATGCGATTGCCCGATGTCAAGACCTCTAGGGGAACTTGTCCTGAAATCCAATGTAAATTAGGTAATGCCTGTACCCAATCGGCAAAAATAGCCGCGCCAATCTGAGGCTCGTAGGTGAAGAAGCTCACCCATGCATGATCTAGTCCATGAGGCTGTCGCTGCTGTAATGCTTGTAAAAACGCTCCCCACAGTCCCGTTTGAAAGGCAGCTAGTTCATTGCCATCGGGAGCCGCTACGCCCGCCGCTGTTAACATTCCTCCCAACCAGGAAAATTCACTGACTAATATTGTGGTTGCTCCCCGACGCGCCGCTTGAATGGCTGCCGTCGTTCCTCCCGTTCCTCCACCCACAATCAGAACATCGGCTTCCAGTGCATTCATCTTGAGTCTGTGTTTTCAAACTTGTTGCGCTAAGCACGGCACACTGCTTTCTGAAGCAATGTAAAGCGCCAGAACCAAATTGGTGGCCCCAGCGCTCTACAGTTAGGTATTCACAGGGATTTATAATTAGGGTCTTTATATCGGCTGACCCCATTTGAACACTTTTAAGTGTGACAGAAACTTCGAGATTTCTTCGTTTTTTTAATGTTTCCTTAATTCGGGGCGATCGCTATCTAAACATAAGCTAAAACACCAGGGATCAAAGCAGAATGAGACAGCGACGATCGTTGTCAATCCCCAAAAAATCTCTCAAAGCGCAAGAATCCAAACCAGTTCTGGTTGATATGTTCTGCCTCGATCGGACAACAGAAACAACTAAACTAGAACAACAGCTAAACTAGTACCAACGCGGCAGGTTGCTTAGTTTCGCTGTCGATAGGAGTTGTTACTAACACGATGGGTCTCTGAGTGAAGAGCAGAGGGTTGGGGAGGTGAGGGCCAGAGCGTCGCACATCGTGGTAGGCGAGTTTTGATTGGATGGTTCATATTGCTAGGGTAGTTGGTTCTGAGCCAAGGGCTTGTGCAATAAAAGTTGTCGGGGACGCCCCAGCACCCAGCCCAACGGGTTCGCGTCGATTGACTTCAGTCGATAGCCCGCCTTCCAATACAGCCGTCGCGCTCGATGGTTATTTTCCAACACATGCAAATATAAATCGTGAAAGCCCCAGTCTGATGCGACCCGTTCTGAGGTCTGCAAAAGTTGTTGAGCCACTCCTTGACGCCGATACTCTTCTTGCACCGCCAAATTAGAAAGATACAGATAGCGATTACGACAAAATGGATTCAACGATGGGCGTCGCAGCGAAATTTCGACTGTGCCAATAATACGATCGCTTGCCTCTTTCACAATCTGGTGCGTCTCGGTCAGATCAGCGCTAGTCGAATACGTTCCATTCAAACTAGCTCCAATAGGCAACACTGCGACCAAGCAAGTGTAGTATCGCTTGGGTGCTTGCAAGCGAGTCCGCAAGTCTTCATAAATACCCACTCGCAGCACTGGATATAACCATCCCAGCACACCCTCTTGACGGTGAAAACTTTGCGCCAACAGTTCTGCCAAATGGAATAGGTCGGTATGGCGAACAGTTCGGACAAAAAAGGGTAACTTGAGAGGAGGCAACGGCTCCCACCTCTGGGGTAAGGGGAAAAGTGACAAGGCTTTGATAAAGGTGATGATCTGGCGATCGTGGGAAAACATAACCCTATTTTAATACTGACACTTCTCAGGTGGGGACGGGTTACTCGTTGCTTGAACATGGGTACTCTAACGTCAGAGAACCTCATGAACAGCATAGTCTACATGGGGAAATCCGCGGCTGTTCTTTAAAGATGCTGTTTTAGAGCTAAATCATCCAGTAACCCTAGGTGAAATCATTGGCGTGGCTTTATCCCTCCACCTCTTTGCCCAAGGAGGGCATTTGATTCCGGTGCTGCAATCTTGCTTGCTAGTGCAGTTTCAACGCACCTGCTTCGCGATCACCAAACTGCTCTTACCCTAAATCTCTCAGGTTTGGGAGAGACTTCAAACCTATTTGGCTCCCCTTTTCCAAAACTTAGGAGTAGGGGGTGGAGGATGAGGGAAAAATGCAGCTTGCACAACCGCTTTCCTGAAGTTTCACTAGGGGGGTGAAAGAAATCAAACCGATCGTTGACAACTTGGCTCTTAATAAAGCGCGGTTACTGGGGCGCAATGGTCATCCCTACTAGCTATTTCTGTTCGCTGTTTTTAGTTAGTTTCTGGTCGGTTGCACAGTTTTATCCCAGGTCATGAATCACTGGGCGTTGCTGCTACTCATGACCAATGCTTGGGTTGTCCCTCGGGTTGCATCACAATCAACTGTTCAAACCGTTATTTCAAGCGTAGTTGTGTCTTTGCTCAAACAATGGATAGATTGCATGACATGCCTGTCACCTCGTCCGAGCGAATTCAATCCTTCTATTTCCCCTCAGCCATTATCCTAACCCTCCCAGGGATGGCTTGCCTGAGACACACTTGTCTTGTCATTTGCCTGCCCCCAAGGAGAACGGTGCATGAAGCCATCAGATGACGAAAAACCAAAGATTTTAGTTGTAGACGATGAACCAGATAATCTCGATTTGCTCTATCGCACCTTCCACCGAGAGTTTAAAGTGTTGCGAGCCGAGAGTGGGCCCGTTGCCCTAGAAATTTTAAAAAATCAAGGTGAGGTGGCCGCCATCATTTCCGATCAGCGGATGCCCTACATGAGTGGGACAGAGTTTCTCAGCCTTACAGCCACGCAATACCCCGATACCATTCGCATTATTTTAACGGGCTATACCGATGTAGAAGATTTGGTCGATGCCATCAACGCTGGCAAAGTGTTTAAGTATGTCACCAAGCCTTGGGACGATAATGAACTGAAAGCTGTAGTACGGCAGGCCGTTGACACCCACAATGTTTTAAAAACTCGTACACAAGAGCTACGCCGCACTTTACGGCAAGAATCGCTGCTCAATGCTGTCACGAATACCATTCGCAGTGCCCCCAATTATCGGCAAATTTTGCAGACGATCGTCGAAACCGTTGGGCACATGTTTGAAGTCGATCGCTGTATTCTCCGTCCGTTTCAAGATGGACAGTTGGTTGATGAATGGTTTGTGTACACAGCCCGATCCACAACATCCTCTCCGCTATTGAAGCTAGACCCGGCGATCGACAGCGCAGCCTGCGCACCCGTGGACTCTCAACCAGATGGCGAACTTCATCAACTGATGCAAACGGTTTGGGAAACCCAGGATGTGCTGGTGATCCATGACGTGCAAACCGATGCCCACATCGATGCTGATCCGACTGGACGCCGTCGCCGCGCTTACGAGCACACACACATTTCCTCTAGTTTAATTGTGCCGCTATTACAGCAGGAACTTATGGCTGTTTTGGCGCTGCATCAGTGTCACCGACCTCGCCGTTGGCATGATGACGAAGTGCAACTCGTGGTAATGGTGGCCGATCAAGCCGCCTTGGCGTTATCACAAGCTCGTGCCTACGAACAAGTACGAGCGTTGGCCAAGCGGGAAGCGCTGGTTAATACCATTACCGCTGCTATTCGTTCTAGTCTAGACCCGCAAGAAATTTTTGCCGCCATCACGCAGCAATTAGGGCAAGCCTTACAAGCAGACGGTTGTGCCCTCTCGTTGTGGACCGCAGACGACGAGTTTGTTCATTGTGTTGGGCTACACGATGTTACTCCGGCGATCGACAAGCTCACCGAGAGCAGTGATTCCGTAGCATCGGTGACATCAGCCGCGTCTGTGGATTGGCTCTCTGCAATGCCCCAGCCGTCTAACCCGCAGACAATGGCAACCAATCATCTGCCCCAGTCGTTTGCTCCGATTGCGGGTAATCCCGTTCTTCAACAAGTGCTGCAAACCCAAGCCCCAGTTATGATTGCTGATTTAAGTCAGCATTCAGAGATGACCCTGCCAGACTTGCCCCTACGCTCACCCGCTCGATCGCTGTTGGTTGTGCCTCTGCTCTACGATGGCAAAATTATTGGCAGCATTTCGCTGCGACAAACCCACACGCCCCGTCACTGGCAACAAGCTGAAATTGAATTGGCCCAAGCGGTGGCCGCCCAAGCTGCTATTGCTGTGCAACAATCTCGTCTTTATCAAACTACTCGACAACAGGCTGAACAACTGCTGGAACTCGATCGCCAAAAAACTGAATTCTTTCAAAACATCTCTCACGAATTTCGCACCCCCTTAACGCTGACGATGGGCCCGTTAGAGTCTGCTGTTGCTCAGCAGCAAGGGCTTTCTTATGAACAATCAGTCATTGCGCTGCGCAATTCCCGACGTTTACTGAGATTGGTCAATCAACTGCTCGATTTACAGCGACTTGATGCGGGGCGGATGCAGCCCCAGTTTCGCCCTTGTCATCTCTTAGAATTGGTATCTGACATTGTCGATTCGTTTCAGCCCTATTGCGAGAAGAAACAAATTCAGTTAACGACGGCATTGCAAGAGTGTCCGTTAGTTTACTTAGATGTCGAGAAATTTGACAAAGTTTTGTATAACTTGTTGTCCAATTCCATTAAATTCACGGCCGCAGGGGGTAGCATTTGCGTGACGCTGACCCCATTTCCCGATCGCTGTTTGATTGAAGTACAAGACACGGGTATCGGGATTCGGGCCGATCAACTGCCTTACTTGTTTGAACGCTTTCGGCAGGCAGATGGTTCGGCGAGTCGTAGTCATGAGGGCAGCGGATTAGGCTTGGCGCTGGTCAAGGAACTGGTCGAGTTGCATGGTGGTAATGTCTGCGTAGAGTCTACCTACGGTTGTGGCACTCGGTTTACAATCGAACTGCGAATAGGCAAAGAGCATCTGCCCGTCGATCAAGTCAGCGAGCAGGGGCTTGGGATTGAACCCAATCGTGCCCCGATTGAATTAGCCGATATTGAAACAGACCTCCAGGAACTGACAACACACCCATCGCTAGGGTCTGTTGAGCCAATTCAACAAGTGGCTGAGGTAACAAGCCCATCTACTGCAACTGCGACTTCAGCGCTCAGCAAATCCAGTCATCAATC
This genomic interval carries:
- a CDS encoding ATP-binding response regulator — translated: MNTVSLREFVLSVSACVETTSLIDVWQLFQAGHHQLVVVNTQQHPLGVFTLQHWLHFCLSDRPSKTLHLQDTGLQNSRTRRVERAEQLTRDSRLTGVQSEVELFRCVLDPSSTLALVLDYLDPVVVLPMDWQLEQLQPYFAAIDQPWVLIDAIGQYVGMVDRLRLLQRLTSPTLSPGFSSKLSPTSPTPIAREMTVSPSAIDPPEALHPCGSTMPAIDPLIDLLERIPVPLMLQTSNGRIITQNLVWRQQVSSLQDPTHLGREVAVVLESTHWEQSDAPTDSMAHPLTHLQDAAVASDLDMLQPSSWQKPRGTAASRHVGVCRLSSEPNGCVCVCPLKNGQERIWKFLKVPMGLTSARTTEHSLDPQARGTQTDSTNNLTQFKLATLGFNPDPEWRSLAQTEFLWLILAHDITEQHQIARELAAKNADLVQLNRLKDEFLSCISHELKTPLTAVLGLSSLLKDQALGKLNERQSRYARLIHQSGRHLISIVNDILDLTRIETGQMELTLEPVRIETICRSAYQQARQLHSAGNSTDPANPTDTVSRFHLEICDQLETLVADELRLRQMLCHLLSNALKFTAPEGEIGLRIEKWEGWIAFTVWDTGIGIPVDKQHLIFQKFQQLESPMTRQFEGTGLGLVLTQRLARLHGGDITFTSIEGQGSEFTLLLPPSPPQATAEQKEDAKRHTPSPNLITSQNRLMLVVEADPSLIESTSHQILELGYRVAIARSGTEALEKIRRLQPAIVFLNPLLPLLSGWDVLTLLKADEETRHIPVVITATRADREQASQNGANAFLSLPIRAEALQRCTNRLVEQFTAEPSANSPSLTVLYLNGNTLPSSEVSTVEITPAASDDSLSDLQDLTSLLHPYQCRVLEVEDLDQADLLAQVWNPNVIVIGGTFAEPLLYMRQLVNYPELAALPIVTLTVEITHAANVTPGLSVFPCLVSAERSDPPTQPQPIQQPTSSALWQVIQMAAGIHWTPHILIADVSALEDAWASAAPSDLYPQAHYSPNPPRSLNSTQALVHYMQMAGFRSSVGHSWQQVVQQLEHHSVDLLLLCVHSSSNLHPLFLDIIETIERLNPKPPILVWNCRSDADPASREDMQQFQQRWSTIATDILPASLPVPELLTRINQVLTER
- a CDS encoding FAD-dependent oxidoreductase, which codes for MNALEADVLIVGGGTGGTTAAIQAARRGATTILVSEFSWLGGMLTAAGVAAPDGNELAAFQTGLWGAFLQALQQRQPHGLDHAWVSFFTYEPQIGAAIFADWVQALPNLHWISGQVPLEVLTSGNRIVGVRFADYVVRSKLTIDATELGDVLALADVPYRWGWEWQSQWQEPSAPSGPNNLTQQYSVQAPTWVFVLQDFGSTDKAPAIVLDPAMPPELQSFGLQSFTQTWDGYGTEQFLNYGRLPSDRFMINWPQHGNDYGVKLDRLVESTAARADFLQEAHWHSQRYAQFLQAQLGRRYGLAETTFPRLATGIGGGAFALHPYYRESRRVQGLVTVCEQNILPLPNGHVAELPIDASGRAEPIALGNYANDHHYPGYEFSLTAKSVRWGGRWTGTPFTLPYRCLIPATIDGLLVGEKNISVSHIANGATRLQPVVLGIGQAAGMAAALCVERRCQPRSLPVEDLQMALLHDPVAPAAIVPLFNLPPHHPDWLQWQQYYLTHPDRYPADGLCPAAVPAPTLPLSASVQTFIGVFRQQAFQSYTILLSEPIEWSGHTFCLVTLWHDINQQLQHYRTGDHLQLQGRLNRSGNWIVVEKVSLKQSQQRSSGMDRF
- a CDS encoding GNAT family N-acetyltransferase, translated to MFSHDRQIITFIKALSLFPLPQRWEPLPPLKLPFFVRTVRHTDLFHLAELLAQSFHRQEGVLGWLYPVLRVGIYEDLRTRLQAPKRYYTCLVAVLPIGASLNGTYSTSADLTETHQIVKEASDRIIGTVEISLRRPSLNPFCRNRYLYLSNLAVQEEYRRQGVAQQLLQTSERVASDWGFHDLYLHVLENNHRARRLYWKAGYRLKSIDANPLGWVLGRPRQLLLHKPLAQNQLP
- a CDS encoding response regulator — protein: MKPSDDEKPKILVVDDEPDNLDLLYRTFHREFKVLRAESGPVALEILKNQGEVAAIISDQRMPYMSGTEFLSLTATQYPDTIRIILTGYTDVEDLVDAINAGKVFKYVTKPWDDNELKAVVRQAVDTHNVLKTRTQELRRTLRQESLLNAVTNTIRSAPNYRQILQTIVETVGHMFEVDRCILRPFQDGQLVDEWFVYTARSTTSSPLLKLDPAIDSAACAPVDSQPDGELHQLMQTVWETQDVLVIHDVQTDAHIDADPTGRRRRAYEHTHISSSLIVPLLQQELMAVLALHQCHRPRRWHDDEVQLVVMVADQAALALSQARAYEQVRALAKREALVNTITAAIRSSLDPQEIFAAITQQLGQALQADGCALSLWTADDEFVHCVGLHDVTPAIDKLTESSDSVASVTSAASVDWLSAMPQPSNPQTMATNHLPQSFAPIAGNPVLQQVLQTQAPVMIADLSQHSEMTLPDLPLRSPARSLLVVPLLYDGKIIGSISLRQTHTPRHWQQAEIELAQAVAAQAAIAVQQSRLYQTTRQQAEQLLELDRQKTEFFQNISHEFRTPLTLTMGPLESAVAQQQGLSYEQSVIALRNSRRLLRLVNQLLDLQRLDAGRMQPQFRPCHLLELVSDIVDSFQPYCEKKQIQLTTALQECPLVYLDVEKFDKVLYNLLSNSIKFTAAGGSICVTLTPFPDRCLIEVQDTGIGIRADQLPYLFERFRQADGSASRSHEGSGLGLALVKELVELHGGNVCVESTYGCGTRFTIELRIGKEHLPVDQVSEQGLGIEPNRAPIELADIETDLQELTTHPSLGSVEPIQQVAEVTSPSTATATSALSKSSHQSTSKILVVEDNADMRHYVSSVLQRSGHEVYTARHGAEGFQLAQTLAPHLIVTDLMMPLVSGLEMIQMIRQHEVLRGTPIVLLTAKADEDTRIEGAETGADAYLSKPFNDRELLAEVRNLLALKENERKVADLNTYLTKSVLRRFLPPVLVDKASRGELSLDLRPEPRMITILFSDIIGFTQLSNTLRSRKVSELLNEYLTDMTHAIFEHGGTVDKFMGDAILAIFGAPEEMSPNEQVKRAIAAARQMYRTLAQLNDRWQAQGITQRVQFRCGIHQGTAVVGLFGGEERADYTAIGPSVNIAARIQEAAEPSTILVSAAVADYLELEKDAITKCSPLKLKGVDETVLTFAIHPDPLQKQTIERSKA